GAAGATCGCGTTCCGCAGTGAGATCAACTTCTTCGTCCACCTGTTCGTCGCGGTGATCGCCGGCGTCGCCGGCGGCATCGTCACGATGACCGACGAACGGTGGTGCATCTTCATTATCTGCGTCGCCGTTGTGCTGTCGGCGGAGCTGTTCAACACGGCAATCGAACGCCTGGCTCGCGCCGTGACGCGTGAAGAACACCCGGAAGTGCGCGACGCCCTCGACATCGCCGCCGGAGCCGTGCTGGTCGTCTCGATCGGCGCCGCCGTCGTCG
This sequence is a window from Lacipirellula parvula. Protein-coding genes within it:
- a CDS encoding diacylglycerol kinase, coding for MPPDMEPDDDLREPEVRTWFRKFSDALRGLKIAFRSEINFFVHLFVAVIAGVAGGIVTMTDERWCIFIICVAVVLSAELFNTAIERLARAVTREEHPEVRDALDIAAGAVLVVSIGAAVVGVLMIGWPFVAQITR